A single Anopheles arabiensis isolate DONGOLA chromosome 2, AaraD3, whole genome shotgun sequence DNA region contains:
- the LOC120897790 gene encoding larval cuticle protein A3A-like produces the protein MKFLALFVSLELLCFAYAQDTKLSEERKLISYETKVFHKIPEHTIVEEKIEELKKISPIEKKETIVEEKSSGPSYEFGYGVKDPISGDHKDQWEKRQGDHVKGAYRFDESDGTQRIVEYEASGKKGFEATVKNVEKKVEGTVEVPSIDEKKKEGKVAHSYSYLKRTGH, from the exons atgaag TTCCTAGCCTTGTTTGTCTCTTTGGAGCTCTTATGCTTCGCCTACGCTCAGGATACAAAACTGTCCGAAGAACGCAAACTAATCTCATACGAAACAAAAGTCTTCCACAAAATCCCCGAGCACACTATAGTGGAGGAAAAAATCGAAGAACTGAAAAAGATTTCCCCAATcgagaagaaagaaacgatCGTTGAGGAAAAGTCATCCGGCCCGAGCTATGAGTTCGGTTACGGCGTGAAAGATCCAATCAGCGGCGATCATAAAGATCAGTGGGAAAAGCGCCAGGGTGATCATGTGAAGGGAGCGTATCGATTTGACGAGTCCGATGGTACGCAGCGCATTGTGGAGTACGAAGCAAGCGGCAAGAAAGGGTTCGAAGCGACGGTAAAGAACGTTGAGAAGAAGGTGGAAGGCACCGTGGAAGTTCCGTCGATCgatgaaaagaagaaggagggCAAGGTGGCTCACAGTTACAGCTATCTGAAGAGAACTGGCCACTAA
- the LOC120897789 gene encoding cilia- and flagella-associated protein 251-like encodes MAKILVILSVLLVLGAAAPQSQQPKAGTPLQQRKTKMDWEQLTNTIEEVFGITAEGKQKEEQEASEQGEQEAADERKREFLDRQQEKKDSELEEREERNREAVGRAQGRLPARELHRRMQASGQKTLEGKKKQQQSSSQEEEHGEKKDRYFNDFPLYEFSYGVHDPATGDKKEQWEKRVGDHVKGKYTLDQPDGTKRVVEYEADDRNGFEAVVKEIDRIDERNRGDVRWGHADGQVAQSYSKLKKVD; translated from the exons ATGGCAAAG ATTTTGGTGATTCTGTCTGTGCTGCTTGTGCTGGGAGCAGCCGCTCCACAGTCCCAGCAGCCCAAGGCGGGCACTCCGCTGCAGCAGCGCAAAACCAAGATGGACTGGGAGCAGCTAACAAACACGATCGAGGAAGTGTTTGGCATTACAGCGGAAGGCAAGCAAAAGGAAGAGCAGGAGGCTTCCGAGCAGGGTGAACAGGAGGCTGCCGATGAGCGCAAGCGTGAATTCCTCGACCGACAACAGGAAAAGAAGGATTCGGAGTTGGAAGAGCGCGAGGAGCGCAATCGTGAAGCAGTTGGGCGTGCCCAAGGACGTCTCCCAGCACgtgagcttcatcgccgaaTGCAAGCGAGCGGGCAGAAGACGCTCGAAggcaagaaaaaacaacaacagtctAGTTCACAAGAAGAGGAGCATGGTGAGAAGAAGGATCGTTACTTCAACGATTTCCCGCTGTACGAGTTTTCGTACGGTGTGCACGATCCGGCCACAGGAGATAAGAAGGAACAGTGGGAAAAGCGTGTCGGTGATCATGTGAAAGGGAAGTATACGCTCGATCAGCCCGATGGAACGAAGCGAGTGGTTGAGTATGAGGCCGACGATAGGAACGGGTTTGAGGCTGTGGTGAAGGAGATCGATCGTATCGATGAGCGGAATCGGGGAGATGTTCGCTGGGGACATGCCGATGGCCAGGTGGCTCAAAGCTATAGCAAGCTGAAAAAGGTGGATTAA
- the LOC120897897 gene encoding uncharacterized protein LOC120897897, with protein MFKLVVVILCFATLLVSTGSALKKDEYEINIKHGTFAVHQLHVNADRTGTSRSVPLAPTIAPGSASKENVQQRNEQFFGAVNAERGSVGTDGGANGGSDGAAGGGERISTTLAAAKPTVQSEVKSPIKSIDFNAVSPGLEEVPLQATVFQSSSQGRGQNRVLSYQSVEYYPPEESIPEQDAIVKPISAQDFYNTPQLRERGPVLFATEPTTTTTTVPTTVKPPGKVLKSIPKSAVEENEEIYLLLKYENPRKNSENVEQTNSNNEIGDKKTVSENRERKGAVESSRARTVPQNTRGNAGSRKRPQTEEGRQPDDFLPESIRSGGSFTTVGYFVSDSQVTTSATPVSTSTKSSETGSSSSNRVSAPSKLRNSYGDYLSADFKDFEESIRPIVENVEETPESETAEEPEEGNEESGASAPVNIDANMDISEMARILAGRQGGLTISEFNLLFKDYLKKEFTEQDLEDFTKLEKAQQEQPKEVSTSQDPTKSFDIRAENGKKSAKTSAASLPGPTAAQKKQLDQLKVLINKGSLKPGRKDAKVVKIGYGGSKSYQGVYKSQKFLEKVKSERNPLLSDGLWGGLEYRQAQPVREIGPMAYVDNPVFGFVPGGRPRAVLKEGPNGGQSYVKFQKIS; from the exons ATGTTTAAG ctggtggtggtcatACTGTGCTTCGCCACGCTGCTGGTTTCCACCGGGAGTGCACTGAAGAAAGACGAGTATGAGATCAATATCAAGCACGGCACGTTTGCCGTCCACCAGCTGCACGTGAACGCGGACCGGACGGGCACGTCGCGCTCGGTACCGCTAGCGCCCACGATTGCCCCCGGTAGTGCGAGTAAAGAAAATGTCCAGCAGCGCAATGAACAGTTCTTTGGTGCGGTGAACGCAGAACGGGGCAGTGTGGGGACGGACGGTGGTGCTAATGGTGGtagtgatggtgctgctggtggtggcgaGCGAATCTCCACCACGCTGGCCGCTGCAAAGCCGACGGTACAGAGTGAAGTGAAGTCCCCGATCAAGAGCATAGACTTTAATGCCGTGTCCCCGGGGCTGGAGGAGGTGCCCCTGCAGGCGACCGTGTTCCAGAGCAGCAGCCAGGGACGCGGTCAGAACCGTGTTTTGTCGTACCAATCGGTCGAGTACTATCCGCCGGAGGAATCAATCCCGGAACAGGACGCGATTGTGAAACCGATCAGTGCGCAAGACTTTTACAACACTCCTCAGCTGCGAGAGCGTGGACCGGTGCTGTTTGCGACCGAACCGACCACGACTACGACAACCGTGCCAACGACGGTGAAGCCTCCGGGCAAAGTGCTGAAATCGATTCCCAAGTCGGCTGTGGAGGAAAACGAAGAGATCTATCTGTTGCTGAAGTACGAGAATCCTCGAAAGAATTCGGAGAATGTGGAACAAACGAACTCCAATAACGAAATAGGAGACAAGAAAACAGTGAGTGAAAATCGTGAACGAAAGGGTGCCGTTGAGTCATCCCGTGCAAGAACTGTCCCGCAGAACACGCGTGGAAATGCAGGCTCGCGCAAAAGACCACAAACTGAGGAGGGTCGTCAGCCCGATGACTTCCTACCGGAAAGCATTCGTAGTGGCGGTAGCTTCACAACTGTAGGTTACTTTGTAAGTGACTCCCAAGTGACCACCTCGGCGACACCCGTGTCAACTTCAACCAAGAGTTCCGAAACGGGAAGCAGCTCTTCGAACCGTGTGTCTGCTCCAAGCAAACTGCGCAACAGTTACGGTGATTACTTGAGTGCTGATTTTAAGGACTTTGAAGAGTCCATCCGTCCGATTGTGGAAAATGTTGAAGAAACGCCCGAAAGTGAAACGGCGGAAGAGCCGGAGGAAGGCAATGAGGAAAGTGGTGCCAGTGCTCCAGTGAATATCGATGCCAACATGGACATTAGCGAGATGGCGCGCATTCTAGCGGGCCGGCAAGGTGGCCTTACCATATCGGAGTTCAATCTGCTGTTCAAGGACTATCTGAAGAAGGAGTTCACGGAGCAGGATCTGGAAGATTTTACCAAGCTCGAGAAAGCTCAGCAAGAACAACCGAAGGAAGTGTCTACGAGCCAAGATCCAACGAAATCGTTCGACATACGGgcagaaaatgggaaaaagagTGCTAAAACCAGCGCTGCTAGCTTGCCAGGACCCACGGCGGCACAGAAGAAACAGCTCGACCAGCTGAAGGTGCTCATCAACAAGGGTTCACTGAAGCCTGGGCGCAAGGATGCTAAGGTGGTCAAGATCGGGTACGGTGGATCGAAATCGTACCAGGGGGTGTACAAATCGCAAAAGTTCCTGGAGAAGGTGAAATCCGAGCGCAATCCACTGCTGTCCGATGGGTTGTGGGGAGGGCTAGAGTACAGACAGGCACAACCGGTACGGGAAATAGGACCGATGGCTTACGTGGATAATcctgtgtttggttttgttcctGGCGGTAGGCCACGTGCCGTACTGAAGGAGGGACCTAACGGGGGGCAGAGCTACGTAAAGTTCCAAAAGATCAGTTAA
- the LOC120897678 gene encoding cyclin-dependent kinase 11B-like: MSSAKVILLVGAVMLFGFSGSAAQTTVDKESSKENVTEAATVAEPELSTERFNASRVLGAIRAEIERRRSERREKTLQRAQELREQILQTLDNLSERRREFELRRQETLQDAEALREARRQDMEARRRLPQRERERVNQARLEKLTEQTTPEENEIEEDAIDGIAAGSGEASEGVQRVRNLLLIEEADGNLRLIDLDTEEGQQFVLNGGPKRGQSGEVAAEKEKEGEEAEQEQEGEEKEEEQEASKRKLKTGQI, encoded by the exons ATGTCCAGCGCAAAA GTAATTCTGTTGGTTGGCGCGGTGATGCTGTTCGGGTTTAGTGGATCAGCGGCTCAGACGACTGTTGACAAGGAAAGCTCGAAGGAAAACGTCACCGAGGCAGCAACTGTTGCGGAGCCGGAACTGTCCACGGAGCGATTCAACGCTAGCCGCGTGCTTGGTGCGATTCGAGCGGAAATCGAGCGACGTCGCAGCGAACGCCGGGAAAAGACGCTCCAGCGCGCTCAGGAACTTCGCGAGCAGATCCTGCAAACGCTGGACAACTTGAGCGAACGCCGACGGGAGTTCGAGCTGCGTCGACAGGAAACCCTGCAGGATGCCGAAGCTCTGCGCGAGGCACGCCGCCAGGACATGGAGGCGCGTCGCCGACTGCCGCAGCGTGAACGCGAGCGTGTCAACCAGGCCCGGCTGGAGAAGCTGACCGAACAGACCACGCCGGAGGAGAACGAGATCGAGGAGGATGCGATCGATGGCATTGCCGCGGGCAGTGGGGAGGCTTCGGAAGGGGTACAGCGCGTGCGCAATCTGTTGCTAATCGAGGAAGCGGACGGTAACTTGCGACTGATCGATTTGGACACCGAGGAAGGGCAACAGTTTGTGCTGAACGGTGGCCCGAAGCGTGGGCAGAGTGGCGAGGTCGCCGCtgagaaggaaaaggaaggcGAAGAAgccgagcaggagcaggaaggagaggagaaggaggaggagcaggaggcaAGCAAGCGGAAACTCAAGACTGGACAGATTTAG
- the LOC120894597 gene encoding larval cuticle protein A2B-like produces the protein MPAQLQMQQSVLHRLIPLLVLVSIAASLPAIRPGPNTIADINQQRTRTRETLQHTPRYEFAYGVKDPITGDHKDRWEKRDGDRVQGVYMLEEPDGTQRIVEYEADGVHGFRAIVTNVPLAKGTRTPHDTIAHSYNMLHATT, from the coding sequence ATGCCGGCCCAACTACAAATGCAGCAAAGTGTCCTGCATCGATTGATTccactgctggtgctggtatCGATCGCTGCCAGCCTCCCAGCCATACGCCCCGGACCGAACACCATCGCCGACATCAATCAGCAACGCACGCGCACACGGGAAACGCTCCAGCACACCCCCCGGTACGAGTTCGCGTACGGCGTGAAGGACCCAATTACGGGCGATCACAAAGATCGGTGGGAAAAGCGGGACGGCGACCGGGTGCAGGGTGTGTACATGCTCGAGGAGCCCGACGGGACGCAGCGCATCGTGGAGTACGAGGCGGACGGTGTGCACGGCTTCCGGGCGATCGTCACCAACGTGCCGCTGGCCAAGGGCACCCGTACGCCGCACGACACGATCGCGCACAGCTACAACATGCTGCACGCCACCACCTAG